The Cryomorphaceae bacterium sequence AATGCATGCCTTGCTATTTAGAAAGTGGAAGACCAGAGTCAAAGGCAGGGATTGGTATGACCTGGAATGGTATATTAAAAAAGGAATTCCATTGGATGTAAATCACTTCTTAACCAGGGCAAAAGAAACCAATGACTGGCAAGAGGATAGTATTTCTAATGAACAGATTATTGAGCTTTTAGATGCCAAGATTCAATCAGTTTCTTTCCGAAGTATTAAAGAGGATGTGATTAAGTTTATCCCAAATAATGATGTATTAAAGATTTGGAGCCCTGATTATTTCAAAGATTTAATAGGCAAAATGAAATTTGAGCGGGCTTGATCATAGCAGAAGGTCAATCCAGCGCACATAATCACCACATTTATCACTACAAAAGTTCACGGCAATTCTACCGATCGTATACATTTGCACCATCAGGGCGATTAGCTCAGTTGGTTTAGAGCACTAGCTCGACAAGCTAGGGGTCGCTGGTTCGAAAGCAGTATCGCCGACAATACATTTGCTACATTTTAACCAGATAATCGGAATAATTCCGATTATCTGGTTGTTTTTTGACACGTAAACAAGAATCCGTGTAATTTCCAATTTCAGCCACACGTGTTGCTAAAGTAGCAATGAACACGTATCTTTGTTTAAAAAGCAACAATGAATACTAAATTGACATTGACTTTGGACAGAGAGGTCATTGAAATTGCCAAAGTGTACGCTAAAGAAAGAGGGCAAAGTCTTTCTGAGCTGGTTGAAAACTATTTTAAACTGGTTACTGTCAGTCGCAGAAAAGTAAGCCATAAACAACTTTCCCCTAAAGTCAGAAAGTTGAGAGGAATAATCAAGCCTGACGAAAACATCGACTACAAACAAATTCTAAGCGAAGAATTATCGAAAAAGTATGGCGTTTAAACTGTTTTTAGATTCGGATGTGGTCATTGATTTTTTCACCGATAGAGCACCTCATGCCAATCCGGCAAGCGAACTTTTTGACTTGAATGAAAAAGGCGAAGTTGTCCTGTATCTTTCTGCTGTGAGTATAAACAACATTTACTATATCGTTCGGAGATTCCTGGGACATAAGAAGTCTATTGATGTCGTGGAAACGCTGATAGAAATGACCGAAATCATCGGAACGACAAAGAATGAAGTATTGCAGGCCCTGAAAAATGATTTCAAAGATTTTGAGGATTCAGTTCAATATTCTTCAGCATTGACAATTAAAGATTTAGATGCCATTATCACCCGAAATATTAAAGACTTCAGAAATTCAAAAATCGCGGTTATGACGCCGCTGCTTTTCCTGAAAATGAAAGAAAAAAGTGAAAGCTAATCGAAATGGCCGCCCCCACTCGTCCTCGTTTGCAACGAGGATGAGCGAGATAGCCGTTTTTAGCGGCTAAAACCCAAAATTCCTTACTTTTGGTTCATGAGCGGTGATAGATATAAGATTTCAGACCAGGAAGCACCCTCTGCCCGACTCGCTACCAACGGAACTGTAATTGACCGCGAAGAGCACTACCCCTTTGGCGACAGTTCATTACGCACATTCTCCAAAAAGCGTTATCGCTACGTAGGAAAAGAAAAAGACCTTGAAAGCGGGTTTGTAAGCTCCCACAAAGAATCCATAAAACCACTCCGGTATACCAGAGCGTTAATACCAACACATGAAGTCAACTAAGCTCATCAACGGCAACCGTTTTGAATGCTATTTCCAGAACTCTCCGCTGGTGAGCGACGGCCCGGGTGAAGGGCTGATCCGCGAAGATTATGTGGCGGGTTGGTCGGGCATGCAATCTCACAATAGCAACTGCACGGCAGCTGCGTACATTTTATGGAACCAGTTTAAAAATCTGTTCCAGTTCCTTATCGGTAATGGTACTTTTTTCGGACTTGTCAAAGATGGACGTGAGGTAAACATTATTGTGAGCGACTTTCACGTAAGTAATGACTCTTGCGCCACCTGATTTACCTTTTCCTTTGGAAGCAATAGCCAGACGGATTTTATAAAAGCCGTTGCCAAGAGCCGTTCCTTGCTCCGGTTCATCGGCGAGCTTTTCAATGAGCTCAGCCAGATCATTTTTAATCGAAGGGTATTTTTTAGCCAATCGCTTGGCTTGCTTGTCAAAAAGCGGTAAGGTAGAAATACTAAAGCTCATCCAGAAGCTCTTTTGCGGGACGAGCTTTCAATTTACCTTGCTCCACCAGTTTAAGCTCGTTTACAGCTTCTTTGAGTTCTTGTAAAATCTGCTCTTTGGTAGGTTCTTGATATTCCAATGCCTCCAACTCCTTGTACTGCTTTTTAAGTGCATT is a genomic window containing:
- a CDS encoding PIN domain-containing protein is translated as MAFKLFLDSDVVIDFFTDRAPHANPASELFDLNEKGEVVLYLSAVSINNIYYIVRRFLGHKKSIDVVETLIEMTEIIGTTKNEVLQALKNDFKDFEDSVQYSSALTIKDLDAIITRNIKDFRNSKIAVMTPLLFLKMKEKSES
- a CDS encoding nucleotidyl transferase AbiEii/AbiGii toxin family protein, giving the protein MHALLFRKWKTRVKGRDWYDLEWYIKKGIPLDVNHFLTRAKETNDWQEDSISNEQIIELLDAKIQSVSFRSIKEDVIKFIPNNDVLKIWSPDYFKDLIGKMKFERA